Genomic window (Verrucomicrobiia bacterium):
CGGGTCGTCGGCGAGTTTGGCGCTGTGGTTGGCGCTTATTCCGCCTGAGCTAAATACGATTGCGATCCTAATCGAACCTGGATTCCCCTATATCGATCAGGAGCTCTGACTAAGAATCTAGATTCCGACACATTCGCCGTTGACGGACCTGGATGCAAAAGTAAGCTTCGAATATGAGCGCTGCAATCAAGACCGGGGCTGTTTGGTTCACAACGAAAGGTCAGGTGGTTATTCCCGCATGGCTGCGCAAGCAATTTCACATCGAGGACGGCACGAAAGCCGTGGTGCAAGCGACGCCAGAGGGAATTTTGCTGAAGCCGATAACCGCGGC
Coding sequences:
- a CDS encoding AbrB/MazE/SpoVT family DNA-binding domain-containing protein, whose protein sequence is MSAAIKTGAVWFTTKGQVVIPAWLRKQFHIEDGTKAVVQATPEGILLKPITAALIKQGRGILKRKPTDKPFAEDWAEHKKRERDIEERHAR